A portion of the Gigantopelta aegis isolate Gae_Host chromosome 10, Gae_host_genome, whole genome shotgun sequence genome contains these proteins:
- the LOC121382746 gene encoding nose resistant to fluoxetine protein 6-like, which produces MLTFFLMLMTCQVLSAARFDTSVYSDLHARARKYLTDRGKEGGNDITRDLTSSLSQLQDEFSETIPRILNGFLDQEIVNVSWKCANDTLTVLAGVEQQQTWALRMLDAMGKPGSGLRDGSILWLGSYDECLSTTAVDKAQRTLFDTRYCRIQLLPDAVAKQGTDGFMGLFPTLGLCVPDACGNTDITLVANELLLQLKLKNITAQVICQERQLQLDTKAVVAICVCVIFVTLMVLGTVYDVCIQQKKDVVYRSKTPTDKTPLLNKEEDSEKVTINDVNTSMSSTKVHRKQLPVTVPHDDGKPAIWLKLLGAFSVYTNGAKLLNTEQPTGSLTAVHGIRFMSMTWVVLGHSYFVVLSVSGNLQPFLKESISNWTFHTILNALVAVDTFFTMSGLLVVYLIITEMKKSEGRVNWVMFYFHRFWRLTPVYMCVLMLDVCLLRYVSDGPMWPQGGIELNACRDTWWTNLLYINNLVKRDSMCFGWSWYLADDMQFYVLSPLIIIPLFFRKLLGFAVLAVFLLVTITSAGLVTRLVGIPAGFVYQTKGVVFDPLKFNDYYYTPYCRMGPYLVGMAAGYILAKSSCRVKMNKVVSLGGWCVAAVAALAVLYGPYESANGTPMTPDVNAFYNAVHRTVWGAAVSWVIFACATGHGGFVNKFLSWKGFVPLSRLTYSAYLVHMLLLVTFALSQRTPVYISNFNIAYQFFGHLIASYSAAFLVSLTFESPMMGLERVLFKRKTK; this is translated from the exons ATGCTGACGTTTTTCTTGATGCTCATGACATGTCAAGTATTGTCAGCAGCACGATTTGACACCAGTGTCTACTCCGATCTACACGCCCGTGCTAGAAAGTACCTAACAGATAGAGGCAAAGAGGGCGGCAATGACATCACTCGTGATCTGACGTCTTCCCTCTCGCAGCTACAAGACGAATTTTCAGAAACCATTCCGCGAATACTGAATGGATTCCTCGATCAAGAAATTGTCAACGTGTCTTGGAAATGCGCCAATGACACCTTAACAGTGTTGGCTGGAGTGGAACAACAACAGACGTGGGCATTACGAA TGTTGGATGCGATGGGCAAACCAGGAAGCGGTCTTCGTGATGGAAGTATTTTGTGGCTGGGATCTTATGACGAGTGTCTGAGCACGACTGCGGTGGACAAGGCACAGAGAACACTGTTTGACACTCGCTACTGCAGAATACAACTACTGCCAGACGCAGTGGCCAAACAG GGAACGGACGGTTTTATGGGCCTGTTTCCTACTTTAGGACTATGTGTTCCAGATGCATGTGGTAACACTGATATAACGCTGGTGGCAAATGAAT TGCTGCTGCAATTGAAACTAAAAAATATCACCGCGCAGGTCATCTGCCAGGAGAGACAACTGCAACTAGACACCAAAGCTGTAGTGGCAAT CTGCGTGTGCGTTATATTCGTTACGCTAATGGTTCTCGGGACAGTGTATGATGTGTGTATACAACAAAAGAAAGACGTCGTGTATCGGTCTAAGACCCCAACCGACAAAACTCCACTGCTGAATAAAGAAGAAGATTCGGAGAAGGTCACTATTAATGACGTTAATACCAGCATGTCTAGTACGAAGGTACACAGAAAACAGTTGCCAGTGACAGTTCCCCACGATGATGGAAAACCAG CAATTTGGCTTAAACTCCTTGGAGCCTTTTCCGTGTACACAAATGGCGCAAAACTTCTAAACACAGAGCAGCCGACCGGAAGTCTGACTGCCGTCCATGGCATACGATTCATGAGCATGACCTGGGTCGTCTTGGGTCACTCGTACTTCGTCGTGTTAAGTGTTTCAG GAAACTTACAACCATTTCTGAAAGAGTCTATATCAAACTGGACGTTCCACACTATACTGAATGCCTTGGTGGCCGTTGATACATTTTTCACAATGAG TGGATTGTTGGTGGTGTATCTCATCATAACGGAAATGAAGAAATCAGAAGGTCGAGTCAACTGGGTCATGTTTTATTTCCATCGTTTCTGGAG ACTAACGccagtgtacatgtgtgtgctgATGTTGGACGTCTGCCTGTTGCGCTATGTTTCTGATGGACCCATGTGGCCACAAGGAGGAATTGAACTAAACGCCTGCCGCGACACCTGGTGGACCAATCTGCTGTACATAAACAATTTGGTTAAGCGAGATAGCATG TGTTTCGGATGGTCGTGGTATTTGGCAGACGACATGCAGTTCTACGTCCTCAGCCCACTCATCATTATACCACTGTTCTT tCGTAAGTTGTTGGGGTTTGCAGTACTTGCGGTCTTTTTACTGGTCACCATAACATCAGCTGGGTTGGTAACCAGGTTGGTGGGTATTCCAGCGGGATTCGTGTATCAGACAAAAGGAGTGGT ATTTGACCCATTAAAATTCAATGACTACTACTATACTCCCTATTGTCGGATGGGCCCCTATCTCGTGGGGATGGCAGCAGGCTACATTCTGGCAAAATCTAGCTGTAGAGTGAAAATGAACAAA GTGGTGTCGCTGGGAGGTTGGTGTGTGGCCGCGGTGGCAGCGCTCGCTGTTCTGTACGGCCCGTACGAGTCGGCCAACGGGACGCCCATGACACCAGACGTTAATGCTTTCTACAACGCGGTGCACCGGACGGTGTGGGGGGCGGCCGTCTCATGGGTCATCTTCGCCTGCGCCACCGGCCACGGAG GGTTTGTAAACAAGTTTCTGTCATGGAAAGGGTTCGTCCCTCTGAGCCGTCTCACGTACTCCGCCTACCTCGTCCACATGTTGTTACTGGTGACATTCGCCCTGTCCCAGCGAACACCCGTCTACATCAGTAATTTCAACATT GCGTACCAGTTCTTTGGCCACTTAATAGCATCATATTCTGCCGCCTTCCTCGTCAGTCTTACCTTCGAATCACCCATGATGGGACTAGAAAGGGTTTTGTTCaagaggaaaacaaaataa
- the LOC121382748 gene encoding kelch-like protein 1: MAGFVTQQVIVSSTSPGVSESSNSSYDDNPTVDGQGSDTGRIEQRLYIINRTGTGEVHYLLLTPDRTRMKSYKIHSTVWERLLNLTHFGVVVLKNNLYVLGGFDKSKAKHLRTVLKYDPVTGLWTEVCPMMLARAKFGVCATDDKIYVSGGEKGDGRVTARCEVYDVTTDTWSKAGMLVDGRANHAAVVYNNELMCAGGYNGDRSHNNIWVFEHHKWCQLDEDYPHHLPCSMDRFAVAILDNVLYFIGGVQSKVTYPSEKPSFTTRRKVFSFCTRVSAFLESTVKDLVTPWNFKLPPMIYARHSAGVVVLGKRIHVIGGQSLETGQSVNASEFFDSETGEWEEDFRFRKDVSNVFCAILEVPIIPVEERRDVYRLKWVLW; the protein is encoded by the exons ATGGCGGGATTTGTGACGCAACAGGTTATTGTGAGCAGCACCTCACCAGGGGTGTCAGAATCGAGTAACTCGTCTTACGATGACAACCCGACAGTTGACGGACAAGGCTCGGATACAGGCCGAATAGAGCAACGGCTCTACATCATCAACAGGACGGGGACGGGGGAGGTGCACTACTTACTTCTGACACCAGACCGCACGCGGATGAAATCGTATAAAATCCATTCAACGGTCTGGGAACGTCTGTTGAACTTGACGCACTTTGGAGTTGTCGTGTTGAAAAACAACCTCTACGTACTTGGAGGGTTCGATAAGAGCAAAGCCAAGCACCTTCGCACAGTTTTAAA ATATGACCCTGTGACTGGTTTATGGACTGAAGTGTGTCCGATGATGCTGGCACGCGCCAAGTTCGGCGTCTGCGCGACAGACGACAAGATATACGTGTCCGGCGGGGAGAAGGGCGACGGGCGCGTGACGGCGCGCTGCGAGGTGTATGACGTCACCACCGACACGTGGTCCAAGGCCGGCATGTTGGTGGATGGTCGGGCCAACCACGCCGCCGTCGTCTACAACAACGAGTTGATGTGTGCTGGGGGATATAATGGAGACAGGAGTCACAATAATAtctg GGTGTTTGAACACCACAAGTGGTGTCAGCTGGACGAAGATTACCCCCACCACCTCCCCTGTTCCATGGACAGGTTCGCCGTCGCTATTCTGGACAATGTGTTGTACTTCATTGGAG GAGTTCAATCAAAAGTGACGTATCCCAGTGAGAAGCCATCGTTCACGACTCGGAGAAAAGTGTTTTCGTTTTGTACTCGTGTTTCCGCCTTTTTGGAGAGCACCGTCAAAGACTTGGTTACTCCGTGGAACTTCAAACTACCGCCCATGATCTACGCACGACACAGTGCCGGGGTTGTAGTTTTAG GAAAGCGAATACATGTGATTGGTGGACAATCATTAGAAACTGGTCAGTCAGTAAATGCATCTGAATTCTTTGACTCTGAAACAGGAGAGTGGGAGGAAGACTTCCGGTTTAGAAAAG atgtttcaaatgttttttgtgcCATTTTGGAAGTGCCAATTATACCCGTAGAAGAAAGAAGAGACGTTTACAGATTAAAATGGGTTCTTTGGTAG